One genomic region from Glaciimonas sp. PAMC28666 encodes:
- a CDS encoding indolepyruvate ferredoxin oxidoreductase family protein yields the protein MNAPLTADLLTTDSPLATPPASDQDIGPHTGESSIPISLDDKFTLERGRAFMTGTQAIIRLPMLQHQRDVLAGLNTAGYITGYRGSPLGGVDLMAAKAKKYLDAHNVKFHPGMNEDLAATSVWGTQQVNLFPGAQYDGVFGLWYGKGPGVDRCGDVFKHANMAGTSKHGGVLVLAGDDHAAKSSTTAHQSEHILKACGIPVLYPSSVQEYLDYGMHGWAMSRYTGLWVSMKCVTDVVESGASVELDPDRVQIVLPADFEMPVDGLNIRLPDTVLGQEARMNNYKWYAALAYARANKLNKIIWDSPRARIGIITAGKSYLDTRQALADLGIDESIARDIGIRLFKVGMTWPLEAEGVREFAQGLEEILVVEEKRQILEYQLKEELYNWRDDVRPRVVGKFDDTGEWSNHGAGHGDWLLPATYELNPAQIARAIATRISKYFAGHPVEQRVKERVAYLEAKETLLNISSKPDPNKDRVPHFCSGCPHNTSTKLPEGSRGLAGIGCHYMVLWMDRETSTFTHMGGEGVNWIGQAPFTSEKHVFANLGDGTYFHSGLLAIRASVAAKVNITYKILYNDAVAMTGGQAFDGPLDPAMISRQIAAEGVTPIIVVTDEPDKYPPSTDWAPGVTIRHRSELDAVQRELREIVGASAMIYDQTCASEKRRRRKRNEYPDPAKRAVINEAVCEGCGDCSVQSNCLSVEPLETEFGRKRQINQSSCNKDFSCVTGFCPSFVTVEGGNLKKPKKLAVTPTAGGSATDVHKKIAEPVVKLPTPILPTTSRPYGILVTGIGGTGVVTIGQILAMAAHVEGKGCSVLDMSGLAQKGGPVMSHVRLSDHPDDLHSTRVGTGDADLVIGCDAIVTASRDALSRMGEGRTFAAINATRTPTAAFVKNPDWQSPDAAAEKDIRAACGNDRVEFIDAGRIATALMGDGIATNMFMLGYAWQKGWVPLTEASLMQAIELNALQVAFNKQAFAWGRTAACDPEGLDQRTRTSASPADSPAQVIEFKRTLTLDDVITRRVAFLSAYQNPAYAEQYRTFVANIQQTEHQLHADGATRGSTRLSMAVATYLFKLMAYKDEYEVARLYTDGVFSAKIANMFEGDYKIKFHLAPPLFAKHDANGHLIKQEFGPWMMRAFGVLAKCKFLRGSKLDIFGYTKERKEERDLITHYRQTIAALLPRLTLENLATAVAIASIPEEIRGYGHVKDRHLSAARVKELQLIKEFDHPSPVTQALAKSAIAA from the coding sequence ATGAACGCACCATTAACGGCAGATTTGCTGACCACCGACTCGCCTTTAGCGACACCCCCGGCATCCGACCAAGATATCGGCCCTCATACGGGCGAATCATCTATCCCCATTTCGCTAGACGATAAATTCACGCTTGAACGTGGGCGGGCCTTTATGACGGGCACGCAAGCGATCATTCGCTTGCCAATGTTGCAACACCAACGCGACGTATTGGCCGGGCTAAATACCGCCGGATATATCACGGGCTATCGCGGATCGCCGCTGGGCGGTGTCGATCTGATGGCGGCCAAGGCAAAAAAATACCTGGACGCCCACAACGTTAAATTTCACCCGGGTATGAACGAAGATCTCGCTGCAACCAGTGTTTGGGGTACGCAACAGGTTAACTTGTTTCCCGGTGCGCAATACGATGGCGTTTTTGGATTATGGTATGGAAAGGGTCCCGGCGTTGACCGTTGCGGCGACGTTTTTAAACACGCTAACATGGCGGGGACCTCAAAACATGGCGGCGTATTGGTGTTGGCAGGCGATGATCACGCAGCCAAATCCTCGACCACCGCGCACCAGAGTGAACACATTCTGAAGGCTTGCGGTATTCCGGTCTTGTATCCTTCTTCGGTGCAGGAGTATCTCGATTACGGCATGCATGGTTGGGCGATGAGTCGTTACACCGGGCTATGGGTATCGATGAAATGCGTGACCGATGTGGTGGAGTCAGGCGCTTCGGTCGAACTCGATCCCGATCGCGTGCAGATCGTATTGCCCGCAGATTTCGAAATGCCTGTAGACGGTCTGAATATACGTCTGCCGGATACCGTGCTGGGCCAGGAGGCCCGCATGAACAATTACAAGTGGTATGCGGCATTGGCCTATGCGCGTGCCAACAAGCTCAACAAAATTATCTGGGATAGTCCGCGTGCGCGGATCGGTATTATTACCGCCGGAAAGTCCTACCTGGATACACGGCAAGCACTGGCTGATCTTGGCATTGATGAGAGTATTGCGCGCGATATCGGGATTCGGTTGTTTAAGGTCGGTATGACCTGGCCGCTGGAAGCTGAGGGTGTGCGCGAATTTGCGCAAGGTCTCGAAGAGATTCTTGTGGTCGAAGAAAAGCGTCAAATCCTCGAATATCAGTTGAAAGAGGAACTGTACAACTGGCGTGACGATGTGCGGCCACGCGTGGTCGGAAAGTTCGATGACACCGGTGAGTGGAGCAATCATGGCGCAGGCCACGGTGATTGGTTACTTCCTGCAACGTACGAACTGAATCCAGCGCAAATCGCCCGTGCCATAGCCACGCGGATTTCAAAATACTTCGCTGGTCATCCGGTCGAGCAGCGCGTCAAGGAACGGGTTGCCTACCTTGAGGCTAAGGAAACGTTGCTCAATATTAGTAGTAAGCCAGATCCAAACAAAGATCGGGTGCCGCATTTTTGTTCGGGCTGTCCGCACAATACGTCGACCAAATTGCCAGAAGGAAGCCGCGGCCTGGCAGGTATCGGATGCCATTACATGGTGTTGTGGATGGACCGCGAAACCTCAACCTTCACACATATGGGCGGCGAGGGCGTCAACTGGATCGGTCAAGCGCCCTTCACCAGTGAAAAACACGTTTTCGCTAATCTGGGTGATGGCACGTATTTCCACTCGGGGTTATTAGCGATCAGGGCGTCGGTTGCGGCCAAGGTAAACATTACTTACAAGATTTTATACAACGATGCTGTCGCGATGACTGGTGGTCAGGCTTTTGACGGACCGCTCGACCCCGCCATGATTTCGCGACAAATCGCGGCAGAAGGGGTGACACCGATTATTGTTGTGACCGACGAGCCGGACAAATATCCGCCGTCGACTGATTGGGCACCTGGCGTAACAATCCGTCATCGCAGTGAATTAGACGCGGTACAACGCGAGTTGCGCGAAATTGTGGGTGCTTCGGCGATGATCTATGATCAAACCTGCGCTTCGGAAAAGCGTCGCCGTCGGAAACGTAACGAGTACCCGGATCCAGCCAAGCGTGCAGTGATCAACGAGGCGGTTTGCGAAGGTTGCGGAGACTGTAGCGTGCAGTCGAATTGTTTATCGGTGGAGCCGCTTGAAACCGAGTTCGGACGTAAGCGTCAGATTAACCAGTCGTCCTGCAACAAGGACTTTTCTTGTGTGACTGGTTTCTGTCCGAGCTTTGTCACCGTTGAAGGTGGCAATTTGAAGAAGCCTAAAAAACTTGCAGTGACACCGACTGCAGGCGGGTCTGCGACCGATGTCCACAAGAAAATTGCTGAGCCGGTAGTGAAGTTGCCGACTCCGATCTTGCCGACAACTTCCCGGCCTTATGGCATTCTTGTGACCGGAATTGGTGGCACTGGCGTGGTGACCATCGGGCAAATTTTGGCAATGGCTGCGCACGTTGAGGGTAAAGGTTGCTCGGTACTCGATATGAGCGGTCTGGCGCAAAAAGGTGGGCCGGTCATGTCCCATGTGCGCTTGTCGGATCATCCGGACGATCTGCATTCGACCCGGGTTGGTACCGGCGATGCCGACCTGGTGATTGGTTGCGACGCGATTGTTACGGCGAGCCGCGACGCGTTGTCTCGGATGGGCGAAGGGCGTACATTTGCCGCTATCAATGCAACCCGCACGCCGACTGCCGCGTTTGTAAAAAATCCCGATTGGCAATCGCCAGATGCCGCTGCTGAAAAGGATATTCGGGCAGCCTGTGGAAACGATCGGGTTGAGTTTATCGATGCGGGTCGCATTGCGACGGCATTAATGGGCGATGGAATCGCGACCAATATGTTTATGTTGGGTTATGCATGGCAAAAAGGGTGGGTGCCGCTAACCGAAGCTTCGTTGATGCAGGCGATTGAACTGAACGCGCTGCAAGTGGCGTTCAACAAGCAAGCATTTGCATGGGGGCGCACGGCAGCTTGTGATCCGGAAGGTCTGGATCAGCGCACGCGGACAAGTGCAAGTCCTGCCGATAGTCCGGCGCAAGTGATCGAGTTCAAGCGAACGCTGACGTTGGATGATGTGATAACGCGTCGGGTAGCATTTTTAAGCGCATATCAAAATCCTGCCTACGCGGAGCAATATCGTACCTTTGTCGCCAATATTCAGCAGACCGAGCATCAGTTGCATGCAGATGGCGCTACGCGGGGTTCGACGCGTCTCAGCATGGCGGTGGCGACTTATCTGTTTAAGTTGATGGCCTATAAGGACGAATACGAGGTCGCGCGTTTATATACCGATGGTGTTTTTAGTGCCAAAATTGCCAACATGTTTGAAGGTGATTACAAGATTAAATTCCATCTTGCTCCGCCACTATTTGCTAAGCACGATGCGAACGGCCACTTGATCAAACAAGAGTTCGGCCCATGGATGATGCGTGCTTTTGGCGTACTGGCAAAGTGCAAGTTCCTGCGTGGCAGTAAGCTGGATATTTTTGGCTACACCAAGGAACGCAAAGAGGAACGTGATCTGATCACGCACTATCGTCAGACGATTGCGGCTTTGCTGCCACGTTTGACATTGGAAAATCTGGCAACCGCAGTGGCAATTGCCAGTATTCCCGAAGAAATCCGCGGTTACGGGCATGTAAAGGATCGGCATTTATCTGCTGCAAGGGTGAAGGAGCTACAGTTAATCAAGGAGTTTGATCATCCGTCGCCGGTAACACAGGCATTGGCAAAGAGCGCCATCGCGGCCTAA
- a CDS encoding Lrp/AsnC family transcriptional regulator: MAGIEFDKTDRKILAILQEDGRLSNQEVAERVNLSPSPCLRRIKRLEEAGVIRQYVALLDPEKIGLGLLAYVNVRLEKHGASQVSAGRSSTSVTHSPREDFSASVTHWPEVVACYAMTGEMDYLLRVHVEDMAHFSRFMMETLLRHPAVLDVKSSFALRRLKDTTALPLL, from the coding sequence ATGGCTGGGATTGAGTTTGATAAAACTGATCGAAAAATTTTGGCGATTCTACAGGAGGACGGCCGCCTCTCTAACCAGGAGGTCGCCGAACGGGTCAATTTGTCGCCGTCGCCCTGTTTGCGCCGCATAAAGCGGTTGGAAGAAGCCGGGGTTATTCGACAATACGTGGCGCTGCTAGACCCCGAAAAAATCGGTCTGGGCTTGCTAGCCTATGTTAACGTCCGCCTGGAAAAACACGGCGCCTCGCAAGTTAGCGCGGGTCGTTCAAGCACATCGGTCACGCATTCCCCGCGCGAAGATTTTTCGGCGTCGGTGACGCATTGGCCAGAAGTTGTTGCCTGTTATGCGATGACTGGTGAAATGGATTATTTGTTGCGGGTGCATGTCGAAGACATGGCGCATTTTTCCCGCTTCATGATGGAGACGCTGTTGCGCCATCCGGCTGTCCTGGATGTGAAGTCGAGCTTCGCCCTGCGGCGGCTAAAGGATACAACGGCATTACCGCTGCTTTGA
- the hppD gene encoding 4-hydroxyphenylpyruvate dioxygenase, producing the protein MEFQPWENPMGTDGFEFIEYAAPDPAAMAALFEKMGFTAIARHRHKAVTLYRQGDINFIINAEQDSFAQRFARQHGPSVCAIALRVQDAAFAYKRALELGAWGFDNRTGPMELNIPAIKGVGDSLIYFVDRWHGKTSIGGIGDISIYDVDFVAIPGAEAKQAGCGLTYIDHLTHNVHRGRMKEWADFYENLFNFREVRYFDIEGKLTGLKSKAMTSPCGKIRIPINESSDDKSQIAEYLDLYHGEGIQHIALGTDNIYTSITDMKSRDVAFQDTIETYYDIVDRRLPAHGERLDDLKRLRILIDGNSNATERELLLQIFTQNVIGPIFFEIIQRKGDQGFGEGNFRALFESIELDQIKRGVLTDVSASPPH; encoded by the coding sequence ATGGAATTTCAACCCTGGGAAAATCCTATGGGCACGGATGGCTTCGAGTTCATTGAATATGCGGCACCGGACCCTGCGGCAATGGCTGCGCTGTTTGAAAAAATGGGTTTCACCGCGATTGCTCGTCACCGTCACAAAGCTGTGACGCTGTATCGTCAGGGCGATATCAATTTTATTATCAACGCCGAGCAAGATTCGTTTGCGCAGCGTTTTGCGCGTCAGCATGGCCCATCCGTTTGTGCCATCGCGCTGCGTGTGCAGGATGCCGCGTTTGCGTATAAACGGGCGTTGGAATTAGGTGCATGGGGATTTGATAATCGTACCGGGCCGATGGAGCTAAACATTCCAGCTATTAAAGGCGTGGGCGATTCGCTGATCTATTTTGTAGATCGTTGGCATGGCAAAACTTCTATCGGCGGGATTGGCGACATCAGCATTTACGACGTCGATTTCGTGGCAATTCCCGGCGCGGAAGCAAAGCAGGCAGGATGCGGCCTGACCTATATTGATCATCTGACCCACAATGTACATCGTGGTCGCATGAAGGAATGGGCCGATTTCTATGAAAATCTGTTTAACTTCCGAGAAGTACGTTACTTCGACATCGAAGGAAAACTCACGGGATTAAAGTCGAAAGCGATGACATCTCCGTGCGGAAAAATTCGAATTCCGATTAATGAATCTTCTGACGATAAATCGCAAATCGCCGAGTACCTCGATCTATATCATGGTGAGGGTATCCAGCATATCGCGTTGGGCACAGATAATATTTATACCAGCATCACGGACATGAAGTCCCGCGATGTTGCGTTTCAGGACACGATAGAAACGTATTACGATATTGTTGATCGGCGTTTGCCCGCACACGGCGAGCGGCTGGATGATCTGAAGCGATTGCGTATTCTGATCGATGGCAATAGCAACGCCACTGAGCGGGAGCTACTGTTGCAGATATTTACCCAAAATGTGATTGGTCCGATTTTTTTTGAGATCATTCAGCGTAAAGGCGATCAAGGTTTTGGCGAGGGAAATTTTCGGGCGCTGTTCGAATCAATTGAGCTGGATCAGATCAAGCGGGGCGTCTTAACGGACGTTTCTGCGAGTCCGCCACACTGA
- the phhA gene encoding phenylalanine 4-monooxygenase — protein MMNTRVNNEVLSTTIVDAAVKPDSAVNTADFFATVAEKSDGVGLRGDYRKIDADYVVQQEWEAYTPEQHALWRRLYQRQAKLIPGRACDVFIDSLERLNIADGIPRFDETSARLFKATGWRLVAVPGLVPDHTFFNHLANRRFPVTVWLREPEEFDYIVEPDLFHDFFGHVPLLFNPIFADHLQEYGKGGLKALKVDGLAMLARLYWYTIEFGLIESPAGLRVYGAGILSSGGEIEHSLTSPAVRRIPFDLERIMRTLYKIDSYQETYFVIKDFQQLFNETAPDFLPIYQKLAASAPLAANTLQPDEINLPHS, from the coding sequence ATGATGAACACACGTGTAAATAATGAAGTCTTGAGCACGACCATAGTTGATGCTGCTGTAAAGCCGGACAGCGCGGTAAATACAGCCGATTTTTTTGCAACCGTTGCGGAAAAATCAGACGGTGTAGGGCTGCGCGGCGATTACCGAAAAATTGACGCGGATTACGTTGTCCAGCAAGAATGGGAAGCTTACACACCGGAGCAGCACGCGCTTTGGCGGCGCTTATATCAGCGCCAGGCCAAGTTAATTCCGGGTCGGGCATGCGATGTTTTCATCGACAGTCTGGAGCGATTGAACATCGCCGATGGCATCCCGCGTTTTGATGAGACCTCGGCCCGCTTGTTTAAAGCCACTGGCTGGCGTTTGGTCGCGGTGCCAGGCTTGGTGCCGGATCATACTTTTTTCAATCATCTGGCAAACCGCCGCTTTCCCGTCACGGTCTGGTTACGTGAGCCTGAAGAGTTTGACTACATCGTTGAGCCGGACCTTTTCCATGACTTTTTCGGGCACGTGCCTTTATTGTTCAACCCTATTTTCGCGGACCATTTGCAGGAGTACGGCAAGGGCGGATTAAAAGCGCTAAAAGTGGATGGTCTTGCAATGTTGGCGAGACTGTATTGGTACACGATTGAATTCGGGTTGATCGAAAGTCCAGCGGGTTTGCGCGTCTATGGGGCGGGAATCTTGTCGTCGGGAGGAGAAATCGAGCATAGTCTGACTAGTCCGGCGGTTAGGCGTATTCCGTTTGATCTTGAGCGCATCATGCGCACTTTATACAAAATAGATTCATATCAGGAAACCTATTTTGTGATTAAAGACTTCCAGCAATTGTTCAATGAAACCGCGCCTGATTTCCTGCCGATTTATCAAAAATTGGCAGCATCCGCACCACTCGCGGCAAACACTTTGCAACCGGATGAAATTAACCTGCCGCATAGCTGA